The genomic segment TTGTTACGTCGGCGACTTGACTGTCGTTTTGAGCCTCATCGCCGGACTGATGCAAAACAAGGTGTATTTTCTTCCGAGCCGATGACCGCAGTGGCTCTCGGCACCCTTATCGATCCGTGAGGGATGGGAGTCGTTCGACTCCCACATGGGGGGATCCGTACTGCCGCTTGATTTTGACGGATCGTTCCAGACCGGCCGAGAACCACTAGTGTAATGAACGCTATCGATACGAACGATCCTGCCACCGTGTATCGGTTTCCGCCGCCGACCTTCCGTCGGATCTCCCGCGTAGGTCGCCGTCTCATATTGCTTTTGCTGTCCGTTGCCGGGGTTATATACTTTAGTGGTGAGCCAGCACCGATAGCAACGACATCCATCGTCCCAGGAGGGTCGCTCTCATCGCGCCCGTATGGACGGAACCCCAACTTACGTTAGAACGTCGATCCAACGGGACCTTCATGGAGATCGGACGACTATTGTTTCTCACTCAAGCGTTGGCTACTCACGCCATCGTCGGCTACGCTCTCGTTCGAGGGTTCACAGGGATCGATCCTCGGATCGGGGCGCTCATGGGCATCGCTCCGGACGTGGATTTCTGTTTTCCCTCGGAGTGGGGCTGGCCGTTCGTACACCGTGGAATCACCCATACACCCCTGTTCGCGCTGGCGGTCGTCCTCAGCGTCTACGCCGTCCGTCAAGAGCGTGCACTCGAACGTGCCGTGGGGCTAGCGATCGGTTCCCATCTCGCTATCGATTCGCTATCACCGAAGGGAATCGACTGGTTGTTTCCGTTCCAGACTGCTATAAGCCCTGAACTTCCCGTTCACGGACCGATTGCGACAGTCTTGCTCTGGACAGTGTCGATCGGTATCATCCTGTTTCAGGAGGACCTCCCGTGATCTCCCTCAGAGCCGCCCTCAGATTCGATCAGCCATCGTTCGGTCGGGAACGGGATGGTTCACGCCGCCGGGCCTTCTTTCGGGTACTCCTCCGTTATGATGTTAGAGACGATCGCGAACCCAGCCATGACCAGCACGAACAGCAGATTGAACCGTGCGTTCGGCGTGATCTGTTTGCGCCGGAAGAGTTGACTTTCACACTGGGGACAGATCGTCCCCGAGGTATCGAACTCCGTTTTACACACCGTGCATTCGTGGACGGTTCGCTTGTGGCTACCGATGCCGACGGGCGTCGGATCGAGTCCAACGAGGCGCTTGAGTGTTATCGTTCGATCCATACTCGCTGTTCTTCAGAAACGTACTTAGTTGTTGGCCGGAACCGACGGAGGACTAGAAATCCGGGTACTATCCGATCACAGCTCGGATGGATCGTCGTGACTCTCCTGTTCTGGAATTTCCTCGTAGGTCACCGACTCGTGTTCGGCTTCGGCAGCATAGGTCGGCCAGAAATGGATTTCCTCGTCAGTTACGCCCGCCACTGAGGCCCTGGCCGCTCCTGCGAGATACTCCCCTCGGTCTTTGACCCCCGTTATCTCGGAAATATTCATATCGCTGTGAAGCTCAGGATCGATGTCGTCCGCCAGACTGATGTAAAGCGTCGGACCGTCCATTCCTCGCAGTGTCCCGATCCGATGTTCTTCAGCAGTGTAGATGGGCTTGCCGATGTCGTCTTCGGTTAGGTTGCTCATGATGGGTGACTAGCGATGGGACGGCATAACTATCGTCCTTGCCGTCCGAACACAGGTGTTGCTCTCCGTTCAATCGTCCGCTGCGGTCGATCGCTCTTCTTCGGAACCGGGAACGGCCGAAGCAGGTGTATCGGTATCCGATCCAGCTACCGAGATCTGCACGTCTGTCACTTTGTACTCGGGGGATCGACTGGGTCCATCGAGCGGCTTTTCTTTTGTCAGGTTGTTCGCCCCACCGTCGAGATAGTGCATCGGAATGAAGATTTCCCCCGGACTCGGTCGGGATGTGATCTCGGCCATCGCCTGTGTTTCTCCGTGACGCGACGTGATGTCGAGCGTATCACCGTTCGAAACACCGTACTCTTCTGCGGTCTCCGGATGAATCTCCACGAAACTCCTGTTGCTGTAGGACACGTCTCCGGGTTCCCGAAACGTCATCGTACCGGTGTGATACTGATACAGTACGCGTCCAGAAGTCATCACCAGCGGATAGTCGTCGTCCGGCGTTTCGGACGGTTCGACGGTGTCTGCGGGATGCATGTGTGCAAGTCCGTCCGAGGTCTGAAACTGATCTGCGTACGTGTAGGGTGTACCGGGATGGTCCTCGTCCCACACTGGCCACTGAAGCCCGCCCTCTTCACCGAGATCTTCAAGACGTTCGTGGGTGATCCCGGCATAAATCGGGGTGAGATCGTTGATCTCCTCCATGATGTCGCTCGCGTGTGAAAACTCCCAGTCGTATCCGAATCGCTTTGCGAGTGCTTGAGTTATTTTCCAATCTGGCTTAACGTTCCCGATCGGATCGATTGCTCGTTTGACCAGCTGTACGTGACGAGTTGAGGCCGTATACGTCCCGTTCGACTCCAGTGAAGATGTCGCGGGCAACACCACGTCGGCGTACTCGGCGGTGTCGGTCAGGAAGATGTCCTGTACCGCGAGGAAATCGAGTGTTTCGAGCACCTCACGCGCGTGGCCGATGTTTGGTTCGGAGATCAGGGGATTCTCGCCCTGAATGAACATCCCCTTGAGATCGTCCTGTTCGGCTGCGAGGAACATGTCTGTAATCCTGAAACCTTCTTTATCAGGCATTTCCTCGACATCCATATTGTACGCGTCAGCGAATTTTTTCCGGTTCTCCTCATCGGTGACGGGTTGATAGCCGGGGAAGTTGTTTGGGATCGGCCCCATATCCCCCCCGCCGCCTTGCACGTTGTTCTGTCCTCGAAACGGTGACAGACCGGATGTCGGAGTGCCGATGTGACCGGTGATCAGCGCGAGGTTCGCCATCGCGTAGATGTTTTCCGTTCCATGGGAGTGTTCGGCCAGTCCGAGCGTCCAGCAAAACACACACGAGTCGGCCGTAGCGATCGTTTCGGCCGCGTTTTTTAACTCCTCGGGGGGGACTCCCACTTTCTCCTCGACGAACTCCGGTGTGAATTTCTCGACAGTCTCTGCCACTTGGTCGAAGCCGGTGGTTCGCTCGTCGATGAACGCCTCGTCGTGCAGATCGTTGGTGATGATGTGTCTGATCAACCCGTTGATCCACGTGTTGTCGTAGCCGGGTTCGATGCGAGAGTACTGGTCCGCGTACTCGGCCATCTGAATCTCCCGCGGATCGAAGACGAGGAGATCAGCGTCGTCGTCTTTGACGTTCTGTTTGATCTTTGTCGCGATGACCGGATGGGCCTCGGTCGTGTTCGAGCCGGTGATCAGATAACAGTCGGTCTCTTCGAGCGCCTCGATCCCAACCGAGGCAGCACCGAATCCGACGGTGCTGGAGAGTCCTGAGACCGTCGCTGCGTGACACAAACGATTGCAGTTGTCGATGTTGTTCGTCCCGATCACTTCCCGGGCGAACCGCTGCATCACGTAGTTGGCTTCGTTGGTGGCCTTCGATGATGCGACCAGTCCGAGTGCGTCCGGTCCGTACTCCTCTCTGATACCATCGAGATCGTCCACGACGCGGTTGAGCGCTTCGTCCCACGACGCTTCACGGAACTCGCCGTCGTCTTTCACGAGCGGTTGAGTCAGTCGATCTTCGTCGGTGACGTACGAATGTGAAAATTTCCCTTTTACACAGGTTGAGATGCCGTTAATTGGTGCTTTTTCGGGATTCGGGCGCGTACCGAGAACCGTACCATCCTTCGAGAGGACATCGAACCGACAGCCGACCGCGCAGTACTCGCAGGTCGTGTCGGTGACATCGATATCGTTGAGTTGGTAATCGCTCACCGCGTCCGCAAGGGAGAACAGTCGACCCTCTGAGATGGCATTCCCCATGAATCCGGAGAACTCGTGTTCGAACGGGCGAACTATCCGCTCGTTTGCGCCCTTTTTCACCCGTTCACCGGCTCTTTCTTTCGCACGAGCCATAAAGCCCGCGACGCCCTGCTGTTCG from the Halocatena salina genome contains:
- a CDS encoding metal-dependent hydrolase, whose amino-acid sequence is MEIGRLLFLTQALATHAIVGYALVRGFTGIDPRIGALMGIAPDVDFCFPSEWGWPFVHRGITHTPLFALAVVLSVYAVRQERALERAVGLAIGSHLAIDSLSPKGIDWLFPFQTAISPELPVHGPIATVLLWTVSIGIILFQEDLP
- the fdhF gene encoding formate dehydrogenase subunit alpha, which gives rise to MSNETRETEQQGVAGFMARAKERAGERVKKGANERIVRPFEHEFSGFMGNAISEGRLFSLADAVSDYQLNDIDVTDTTCEYCAVGCRFDVLSKDGTVLGTRPNPEKAPINGISTCVKGKFSHSYVTDEDRLTQPLVKDDGEFREASWDEALNRVVDDLDGIREEYGPDALGLVASSKATNEANYVMQRFAREVIGTNNIDNCNRLCHAATVSGLSSTVGFGAASVGIEALEETDCYLITGSNTTEAHPVIATKIKQNVKDDDADLLVFDPREIQMAEYADQYSRIEPGYDNTWINGLIRHIITNDLHDEAFIDERTTGFDQVAETVEKFTPEFVEEKVGVPPEELKNAAETIATADSCVFCWTLGLAEHSHGTENIYAMANLALITGHIGTPTSGLSPFRGQNNVQGGGGDMGPIPNNFPGYQPVTDEENRKKFADAYNMDVEEMPDKEGFRITDMFLAAEQDDLKGMFIQGENPLISEPNIGHAREVLETLDFLAVQDIFLTDTAEYADVVLPATSSLESNGTYTASTRHVQLVKRAIDPIGNVKPDWKITQALAKRFGYDWEFSHASDIMEEINDLTPIYAGITHERLEDLGEEGGLQWPVWDEDHPGTPYTYADQFQTSDGLAHMHPADTVEPSETPDDDYPLVMTSGRVLYQYHTGTMTFREPGDVSYSNRSFVEIHPETAEEYGVSNGDTLDITSRHGETQAMAEITSRPSPGEIFIPMHYLDGGANNLTKEKPLDGPSRSPEYKVTDVQISVAGSDTDTPASAVPGSEEERSTAADD